TTGGGTATTAATTTAACAGCGAGTCTTCAGCTCTGAAGTATTTTATATTGGCTTTCAAGAGCGTCACCTTCTCCGAAATGATCAAACGTCCCACGTGTAAACTGAGCCTGCAAAACGATGTTAGCCACAAAGCATCCGAGCGGATTTAGTGACAAATACCAAAGGCCTAAAATGTCCTTAACTACTCCTATTGTGAAAGAAATGGGTTCTGAAGTTTACACCTGCGAGAACATGTCAAGTTAGGTTGACCACTAAGTCACTGAAGACGTAAGTAAAAGAGTCAGTATGTTCAAGTTACCCTAAACTTCGTGAGGCATAAAatcatatgtttgttttttcttgagGTCTGATTTCGAGGTTACCGTGGTAATTTTTGGCTGTTCAAGGATCAAGTTTACAAAGCTTGCAGCATCTCTTTTGGAGCCTATTCTTATCCATATAAACATCACCTCGTTAATATTTTGTTCGGTGTAATCAGATATTCAATAGGGCTGGTATATTTAGGATCTATCAAATCACTTTTCTTCAAGTGAAGTATGTACGACCAATGCAGAGGGCCGTATGCAAGATACACAGTAAAATAATATTGTTTGGAAGCAATGTACATATTCATTGCAGTCCACTAACACAGCTTCTTCCAAATCTTTTCAGTTCATTGTGGATCTTTTACTGTTGGCTGCATTTCGACACTTGTAGTATTGGGGGGCGACAAACACACAATTATTGATGTCAGGCAAAGAAACTCTGCATACAGAAAACATCTCACATATTTTATCTAGTTTCTATGGATATGACTGCttaaattgtttagtttctcAAGGGGCAGGACGGATGGTAAGAGTTCCCATTGGAATCAGACGAGAACTCAACATCTTCGGTTTCTTTTAGTGAGCCCATGACTACACTAAATGTATCTGTCAAATAGGGAAAAGCAATGCGAATACTTCTTGGAATCTTAGAATACTTCTATGGGCAAGAACCGACTAGTTGATATGCGAACCAAGTCAAACCACAATTTCACTTTTAAggtagtgttttgataacaccCCATGTTAACATACCCTGCCACCTCTCACGCATCTAGCTTGAGACTGACGCTTTTCTATGCAATGTCACGCTCTCAAGACCGAGATTAGTAATCTCACGCATAATCTACCAAAGGGACTTTCAAAAAATGTTCCGACTTGCAAAAATTATTTAGACTGCTTCACTGGTAATAGACTGGTTCACTGTCTTGCGCAATGGCGATCTAGGGTAGAAAGTTAGTCTAATTTCCCCTCAAATACAGTGAACACATATGCTCGCCACCGGGCACCGCCGTGGGCCTACGGCCCATGGACTCCGACTTCTCaagcatttcaaatattttgggtTGGAAGCTATGCATTTAACTATTTAACACGTGAGTGAACTGTGTTTCTCTAGACAACTGTAAACGTTCGTCATTACTTATGCTCATGAGTATATACACATCCAATTTCATCTGTAGCTGCATTATTAACCAACGGATATACTGAGTTGATCAAGCTAGAGGGCTgacatgtacatttcacgttCATTATTTCTATATCTGCACTATACCGTGATTCAATAACAGGTAGTGTTAGGGTGCACACAAAGCTTATGCACTGAGCAAGGCTTGTTCGGGTTATATTGGGTTTATAGTCCATATATAGTGCATACGATACCTGTACTGACAATGAGTTTAAATTTAACAGTAGTTGTATAACACAGTTGACATGTACAACTGTGTGGTTGAAACAGGATATCCCAACTGCACTGTCACGTTGTACTGCACCCAGTTAGCCTTGCTGTCTGCTAGTGCACTGAAAACCCCGAGATTCATCATAAACGGATTGGTGCTCGTTGAGTCAACCACAAACCAAAGTGATTTGTTCCAGACATTAAAACCAACCCCCATTGTGTCGTGcaaaatgtattttccaaacattTTTCCTCACATGTTACAATGGATCTCCGCATCGATCATCTAATTGTGTGGTTTGTTCAAAGGCCACAGTTAAAATAGCACTGCTGTACGGGGTGAAGAAAACTATACTTTTACTTTTAGGCACATTTTGTGAATGGTGGGTGCGTTTAAGATGTCAAGGCAGAATAAGACCCTTTAATGCAAGTGAGCTTGTTTTTACTCcgcctttagcagtattccagcaatttcacggtGGGGggcaccggaaatgggcttcacacattgcacccatgtggagaattgaacccgggttttcCGGTGATGAAAGCTTCAACgattagactaccccaccgccctttttaaaacaagagtgagtgagtgagtgagttaatatttaacgtcacatcggcaatatttcagccatatcgtgacgtgaacattcaacaatgaaaaggaccatgtgtacattataaaacctgtcaacgaaggacttTTGAAACAAGAATGTGGAGACACCCGACTAATGATTTCCAAGGATTATTTTGTGAAAGTGGCTGATTATGCGTCCTAAGTTTCGTTAATTCGGGGTATTCTTTAAAACTGGCGTACCTATatgtatactcatggaaacgaataagggaacacctgaaagtacaagtgtttctttattctttttccacagtgcaatacaaaccttgtgaagaaacctggaaaagaataaagaaacacattatttttttcagtgagTACATATACCATTTCGAAaagtaggagatattccattcTGCGAGCAAATCACTAGCCAAAGCCCATGCATATGAGAAAAcgtaatatattttcatataaatgaaacatttccaaaggaatggaatacattgtcacattttcacttaatttctcatcaccatcaccatcctcatctgtttcctccttggcatcAACATTTGCAGAACATAGGGGGtattgtaaatccaatatcccgtATGTGtttaatggtatatatgttTTCGACAAAAACCATACAGTTGTTGAATGATGTAGCAGCAGTCAAGTGACGTCAGCGTGAGACAATCTAATCTTGGCTTAGTGGTTAATGTACGCCGTCGGATACCACCCATAATCACTCGCTTGACTACACGACCCCAGCTTTATGTACTTTGGACTTATTTCGACCCGGCACCACCACTGTGTAGCAATCTCAATATCTACATACATGACTTGATAATCACATTCTGTCATCCTTGGAAACACAGGACTTATTTCGACCCGGCACCACCACTGTGTAGCAATCTCAATATTTAGTGTATGTTAGGCACTACATACATGACTTGATAATCACATTCTGTCATCCTTGGAAACACAGGACTTATTTCGACCCGGCACCACCACTGTGTAGCAATCTCAATATTTAGTGTATGTTAGGCACTACATACATGACTTGATAATCACATTCTGTCATCCTTGGAAACACAGGACTTATTTCGACCCGGCACCACCACTGTGTAGCAATCTCAATATCTACATACATGACTTGATAATCACATTCTGTCATCCTTGGAAACACAGGACTTATTTCGACCCGGCACCACCACTGTGTAGCAATCTCAATATTTAGTGTATGTTAGGCACTACATACATGACTTGATAATCACATTCTGTCATCCTTGGAAACACAGGACTTATTTCGACCCGGCACCACCACTGTGTAGCAATCTCAATATTTAGTGTATGTTAGGCACTACATACATGACTTGATAATCACATTCTGTCATCCTTGGAAACACAGGACTTATTTCGACCCGGCACCACCACTGTGTAGCAATCTCAATATTTAGTGTATGTTAGGCACTACATACATGACTTGATAATCACATTCTGTCATCCTTGGAAACACAGTAATTTATATTACCGGAAAATATAAAGCAACACCGAAACGTGGATGTAAAACGTGAACCAAAGTATAAACATAAATAGTTCAACGGTTTCAATATATCAAAGTGAACTCAATCGATTCTCAAGGGATAAATAGGTAAACCTCTAAATTCATCGAGGATTAAATTTTATgattaaatgtacatttttacAGCGATTTCAATTCGTTTCTATTTGTGAACACAATGACATTTCATGTTTCAGTCGTTCCACAGTTGATGTTTACTTTAAATATATGCTGCGAAATGTTTTGGAGAGAATTTGTGCGGCCTTAATTGACCTCTGACATTCTTCGGTGAAAGAGGATATGAATCTGTTTTGCTCTCAGTTTTCGCATATTTATCAGTTAGTTTCTACAAAGAATTCAGAGAATGTCATGGAACTCTTGCCAAACTGTTTTTGGATCCGGATTGTACAGCTGAAGGCGTCCGGAAAACATACTAGTGTGCACATGTGGAGGACGGCATGTGTCTATCTCAACTTCTAAGAAGCTtcagtgaaagatcaaaggagCCGACAGTACTTTTCAGATGATAATGAACACTTTTTGCATTATTTCACACTGCATTAACGTCTCGTCTGACAACTGGTTATCGAATGTATCCTTGGTAACCGACGTCTTGTGCAGCCTCCTACAGTAAAcaccgtttcttggtttgcattTGCGTCATTCGGTTATCATTACCGTTGGAAACATTTCGTTTACATCTTTGTGGATATAATGTCTCATCTCAGTTCGACTCACTGTTCGAGCATTTAGATTATACCTCCAGGGAGAAATTAAATGTCCAAGAACGCTAGGAATATTTGGAGAAGTACGGAATAAGAACTACGGGTCACAGAGAAGACGTTCTCATAGCTTTAGTCAGTGCAGTTGTCAAACTTGAACTGTAGTCTGATCCCAATTTTCAACAGGACTGTCGACGAGAAACTTTCATAAAGCAGTGTCTAACGGACCCACACTGTGATTTGCATGATCCATTTGCTCTTACTTATACGTCTGACTCCAGCCTCATCACTTTGGCTTGTATGACATTTTCAGCTACCTGTTATGTCAAAGATCTGATTATGATGGGAGAAAACTGAAGGTTTTCAAGTCTTTTGTGGACAATCTTTTGTTATATGACGGCCATGTGTTAGACCTCCATTATTGTGACATTAGTGATGCCAGTAATCTTTCTGCGTTCAAGTCAAAAGTGAAACCAACTCAGTAGGATTCTTCCAATCTTGGTAAGCCAACATTCGACGTGTGGTTCCTCCTTAAAAAATCAGCAGCAGTGATCGTTAATCCGTGTTCAATACAATTATCCACTACTGAATATgttttcaatacatgtatgtgaaatatttatttaaagCAACATTTATTCAAAAGAAATTTGTATTTGATTTTATCGTGTTCATAAAATGTTGATGATGTGGCATTTAAACACTTAAGACTTAATATATTATTCAGTTTCTTTGTCATCTTTGTGCTGATATTTCAGTGTTGATGGGGCTTGTCGACACATAGCAGCAAACCTGTGTGCTCTTGGGGATTCGGGAAAGCCATCTGGGACATCACCTTGTCTGTGTAAGAGGAAAGCATTGAGCCAGACTGAAGCTGTGTCCATAAAGAAGCTTAGGATTGAAACTGTTAGGTGTGGGGtaattaataataaataatgtgtTTATTCTGAGGTACAAAGGCAAGTTCTCATTTTGAGAGTGGAACTGTCTTTAATTAGTTTCATAAACACATTTCAGTCAAATAAAATCAGATGAATTTCTTGTTCAGTTCTGGCAAGGAGAAACAGGAAGTGGGAGGGGAGGGGTTTGACCCCAGACAGCCTGAAGACAGACAGAGATGGGATGTGAAAATAAAGATGGTGCCTGGACAGTTACTGAGGACTGTGACTACTATCCCCAGATCCAAGGTCTGATGGGGATATATGGTCTATGAGTGTGTGATCTTTTAGTTTTTACAAGATCTGGATTTGGGGATACCTGTTCAGTTCAAAGAGGACTTTTTCCACTGGATGCCTCAAAACTTGAATTATTTCTATATGAGTTATGTTATTCCAGAATTAGTTAAGCAAGTTTGAATTTACAGATCACTTTTCTGTTGAATTCAAGCACACTTGCATCTTAATCATCAATACATCATGACATACCACGTCATTGTTTGCTATTCTTAAACCTGTTAAAACCCAAAACTTATTACGCTTGTTGGTACGAGACATGCTAAGTAATATTTCATTCAAGAGAAGAAATTGTTTCGAATGAAATACAGTTACAAATTTATTAAGGCTTTGTCATCTTTTTACTTTTCAACAGCTTTAATAAAACTTCATTGAGATCAGTTGACACGAAGAACACTAGGCCATGTTCGCTTTGATAACAATAGATGGACCTTAGTCAGCGGACGTAGTGATCGAATTAGGTGCCTCACTCTGTGGGTTTGGGTTCAAGTCCCAGATgggaatctgtactttactgggaAAGTGTCAACTCTGTCAGAAAAActcaaaacatttcaatgtgTTCATGACAACAGAATCATGAAAGTCATGAATATGGCAATAATCTAATAACAACACTTACTTGACAAGTGGTTTGTCAAAAGTGCATAACTGAGCACAAACTTGTAGTCTGTGATTAATACGCCTGTTGTATTTCAATGGAACACCCGCCTTGTAAAAAAATACTATTCTTACGACAACCAAACGCCCGTTCGCCCTTTATTCGAGCATGTGCTACTCTCCTGGTTTTCTGAACAGCGAAGTTGCTTACCATGGTGCAAAGGAGGGTATGCTTAATTACATCCTCTTAATGCTAAGAGATCCCTAAGCGAAAAACACTGCCCGCTATTATGTCATCATCATGGTTTAAGTTATCAAGGAAACCTACTATCTGACACTGAACAAGACCACAGTGGAGAGATGTAAGTAAATGGATATGGCAACCAGACATTTGAAGGTATTGTGATGTTTGTACTGTAACCATGTCAGTCTCTGACTATGAGGGTTTCTGTACATAAACGTGTGTACAATCAATAATGGCAATAGTCTTTTTGAAATATCTAAAGGCCTTTCGGAGGTTAGCTTGAACCTGCAGTCTGATTGTCCACTTAACAACAAAACCGAGCTCCCTCTATGTAAACTCCATATATGTCCGGAAGCAACGGCTAACTGTCGATGGCGACATACCAAACAGATCACTCAAATGGTGGACATCAAGGTCACGTCTCAGGCGCACAAGTGTTAAGAGGAAAGCTGTGAAGGTGGAAAATCCTTTAGCGTGATGGTGATCTTTGTTTTTGGCATTCTCCTAAAAAGTAAATATCTATCAGTTGACATGGTCAAATGAATCTGTTCATGAATTAACACATTTCACAGTGGCTGTTACCAGGAATTCAGTGATACTTTGCCACTGACTATCAATTAAAAAGTTGCTCTTTACAGCACTGCTTGTGAAAGGGTCAACAAGAGACATTTTGATCAGTGACCATGTAACATACAGTGTGTATGTTTTAGTAAACAGTATATAGTTGGTTATTAATAAAAGCAATATCATATCAAAAAACTAAACATACTGTTGTTTCTTCCCCTTTCCACAATGTTGAGCTCTCAGCATTGGACTGTAGGAATCTATGCAGGAACAACACAAGCTGAACGGACATAATACCTGAAATCAAATTTGATATTGATGATATAACTATTGTTAAACGGGCATTAAGGTGTGCATCATGCAGTTATATTGTGCCTAATAAGCCATGAAGAGGAAAGcctttattatatatatatatatatatatatatatgtgtgtgtgtgtgtgtgtgtgtgtgtgtgtgtgtgtgtgtgtgtatgtgtgtgtatatatatatataaatatatatatatctgtgtagAATTTGCAAGATTTGTCTATACTGACAACAATTTCCTCTGTAGAAGTTTAGGCTGTTTGAGCTGATCATCACTGTAGCCAGTCAGATCATCATGCAAGATTGTCAGTCTGAGAACAGGCAACCTGTTTTCTTGCATCGGGAAATAAAACTATTgttgtaaaataaaaaaaaacttggAAGGTGATAAATGGTCTAAAATAATAACAAAGCTAAACAACatctaataattttacaatTGCAAACTTGTTCGGACAATAAAATGTGATTAAAACCCATTTGGACTTTATTAACTCACCAATTCATTTAAAAGCTTTGTctgttatatatgtgtataatcAATAGAAATACCTTCATTATCAACATTTGTAGATGGCTCTTCAGAGCCCTCAGTTTTTTCATGTTCCTTATCAATGTCCATCATTATCGCCCGcaaaaaaaacattaattaaGGATTTGTCAACATCACAATTAACtaattataaacatatttgtttcacaaatgtattcaaaatttatttatttatttgtttggggttttcttTCGTTTTGTTAATTTTACTCCCAAAGTATACCTGGAGGTGTAAACGACTTCTTTTCTTCTCTGATTGACACGGTTCGCACGGCCTTTAGGTGGTGGTCTTGACTTTTGCGAGTTGAAGATCCCCAGTTCGACACCTCTAGCGGTAGCTGGTATGGGGTCAGGATGTTCGACTGTAGGACTCTTGGTTATCAAGTTGGAGGTTTCCGTAATGACTGTAAAAAACACATGTGGGAAGTTCAACGAAGGCCAATACACGTGGTGTCGTCTAATATCTGATATTACTGCACACATCACCAACAGAGGCAGCAGCTGTGCGATAGCTGACGATATTGGCATACCACCCTTCGCGTGGTCCCCGGGTCAAGGGCAATAAAGCAATCGTACAGATGCCGGATAAACTGAAATAGCTGCTCTGGAACAAAGGTGGGAAGCCAAATGTTCAGCAAACTGTAGTCTCCAGCGCTGATTAACAGCTGTATCCTTGTGACTGAAGACGTAGTGTCCTTGAAACCACCAAGGTCAGAACTGGGAGCATTCGGGAATGAGTCTCTGT
The window above is part of the Haliotis asinina isolate JCU_RB_2024 chromosome 1, JCU_Hal_asi_v2, whole genome shotgun sequence genome. Proteins encoded here:
- the LOC137284164 gene encoding uncharacterized protein; translated protein: MCRYIFNYTALANSSRLRYRRVVEPSESVETQHHKILHFPWSQKEGSIYQGFITETSNLITKSPTVEHPDPIPATARGVELGIFNSQKSRPPPKGRANRVNQRRKEVVYTSRYYVRSACVVPA